In a genomic window of Algoriphagus halophilus:
- a CDS encoding phosphoribosylanthranilate isomerase, with the protein MKVKVCGMRDSDNVQQLLQEIKPDWMGLIFYPKSSRYVSAELSEELKNTEVSKVGVFVNESIETILSTIEEFNLSVIQLHGSESPAYVSELNAKTDKRIWKVVSVAEEIDWEYLREYVDLVEYFLFDTATPAHGGSGKKFNWTVLESYPFEKGFILSGGLDEDSAKEILDLAKKLPQLKGVDLNSKYEDAPGVKNIGKLRNFKKKLIGSF; encoded by the coding sequence ATGAAAGTCAAGGTTTGCGGAATGAGAGATTCCGATAATGTGCAGCAGCTACTTCAGGAAATTAAACCCGATTGGATGGGGTTGATATTTTACCCCAAATCCTCCAGGTATGTTTCTGCAGAATTATCAGAAGAGTTGAAAAACACCGAGGTATCGAAGGTTGGGGTGTTTGTGAATGAGTCAATTGAGACCATACTTTCTACAATTGAAGAATTTAATTTATCGGTCATCCAATTGCATGGCAGTGAAAGTCCGGCATATGTGAGCGAATTAAATGCAAAGACCGATAAAAGGATATGGAAGGTGGTTTCTGTAGCAGAGGAAATTGATTGGGAGTATTTGAGGGAATATGTGGACTTGGTGGAGTATTTTTTATTTGATACAGCAACCCCAGCTCACGGAGGATCAGGGAAGAAATTTAATTGGACTGTATTGGAGAGTTATCCTTTTGAGAAAGGATTTATTCTCAGCGGTGGGTTAGATGAGGATTCAGCTAAAGAAATCTTGGATTTAGCCAAAAAGCTCCCCCAATTAAAGGGGGTGGATTTGAACTCAAAATATGAAGATGCTCCTGGAGTAAAGAATATTGGAAAACTGAGAAATTTTAAAAAGAAATTAATTGGCAGTTTTTAA
- the fsa gene encoding fructose-6-phosphate aldolase translates to MKFFIDTANLNDIREAYDLGVLDGVTTNPSLMAKEGISGESAVRDHYKAICDIVDDKVSAEVISTDFEGMIKEGKELAKIDDKIVVKIPMIKDGVKAIKYFHSEGIRTNCTLVFSAGQAILAAKAGATYLSPFIGRLDDISFDGLQLIEQIVHIYQTYGYNTEVLAASVRHTMHLIKCAEIGADVVTCPLKVITGLLNHPLTDSGLAQFLADHAKAAGK, encoded by the coding sequence ATGAAATTCTTTATCGACACTGCTAATCTGAATGATATCAGAGAAGCTTATGATTTAGGCGTATTGGATGGAGTTACCACCAATCCTTCTTTAATGGCAAAAGAAGGAATCAGTGGCGAAAGCGCAGTAAGAGACCATTATAAAGCGATTTGCGATATCGTAGATGACAAAGTGAGTGCTGAAGTTATTTCCACTGACTTTGAAGGAATGATCAAGGAAGGCAAGGAACTCGCAAAAATTGACGACAAAATTGTGGTTAAAATCCCAATGATTAAAGATGGGGTAAAAGCAATCAAATATTTCCATAGTGAAGGAATCAGAACCAATTGTACATTGGTATTTTCTGCAGGTCAAGCTATCCTAGCAGCCAAAGCAGGAGCTACCTATCTTTCTCCCTTTATCGGAAGATTGGACGATATTTCTTTCGACGGACTTCAACTGATTGAGCAAATCGTACACATCTATCAGACCTATGGCTATAATACTGAAGTTTTAGCAGCATCTGTAAGACATACCATGCACTTGATTAAATGTGCTGAAATTGGAGCCGATGTGGTTACTTGTCCTTTGAAAGTAATTACAGGCTTATTAAATCATCCTTTGACCGATTCAGGATTGGCACAGTTTCTGGCTGATCATGCGAAAGCGGCTGGAAAATAA
- a CDS encoding S41 family peptidase translates to MKLTKLLKLSLLLSLFVFGWSCKDKEDTEPVIDQGSDTAVNNWILDVMDEVYYWLDNLGTPIADDSDPEDYFNALLYKPTDRFSVIYPDYQELINNLSGVTLEAGYEFQLYLESQGSTNVIAEISYVKKGSPAESAGLVRGDIITKINGTQITTDNYRDLLSEIESQHSITYLSLNPTTLVYEQQPPLTLETIQLAENPNYIDTIYTIDGEKIGYFMYNFFAPGNGGTSTTYDDQVDEIFAKFKSENINHLIIDFRYNGGGYVTSATNLASLIAPAVTTTDIFSKTKYNSFLMSEIPELSDVKTNFRSKTQNLGNILDGNRVYILTSPRTASASELVINGLKPYMDVFLIGDKTYGKNVGSIPFEDEENPENPYGLLPIVSRSFNSLDQSDYTTGFTPNISVKESSERLRPLGDITELLLRTAISQITGTPSSGRFETLDRVDIGSTLDRKVRTGKMIEEQIIK, encoded by the coding sequence ATGAAATTAACCAAATTACTTAAACTATCCTTACTTCTTTCATTATTCGTATTTGGTTGGAGCTGTAAGGATAAAGAGGACACTGAACCAGTAATTGATCAAGGATCAGATACAGCTGTGAACAACTGGATTCTTGATGTAATGGATGAGGTATATTATTGGCTTGACAACCTAGGGACGCCAATAGCTGACGATTCTGATCCAGAGGATTATTTTAATGCATTACTTTATAAGCCCACAGACAGATTCTCTGTCATCTACCCTGATTATCAGGAATTAATCAATAATTTAAGTGGGGTGACATTGGAAGCTGGATATGAATTCCAACTTTACTTAGAAAGTCAAGGAAGCACAAATGTCATTGCAGAGATCTCTTACGTTAAAAAAGGGAGTCCTGCAGAGAGTGCCGGATTAGTAAGAGGAGACATCATCACGAAGATTAATGGGACCCAAATTACCACTGATAACTATCGGGATTTATTAAGTGAGATCGAATCTCAGCATTCCATCACTTACCTGAGCTTGAATCCTACCACTTTGGTATACGAACAGCAACCTCCATTGACTTTGGAAACTATTCAATTGGCTGAAAACCCTAATTACATCGATACTATATATACCATCGATGGAGAAAAAATAGGGTATTTCATGTATAACTTCTTTGCCCCAGGCAATGGAGGAACAAGTACAACATATGATGATCAGGTCGATGAGATTTTTGCGAAATTCAAATCTGAAAATATCAATCACTTAATAATCGACTTCAGGTATAATGGAGGTGGATATGTTACCTCTGCCACTAATTTGGCAAGTTTGATTGCTCCTGCTGTAACTACCACGGATATTTTCTCAAAAACTAAATACAATAGCTTTTTAATGTCGGAGATTCCTGAATTGAGTGATGTCAAAACCAACTTTAGATCCAAAACTCAGAATCTGGGTAATATTTTGGATGGCAACAGAGTTTATATTTTGACTTCCCCTCGTACAGCATCAGCTTCTGAATTAGTCATTAATGGATTGAAACCCTATATGGATGTCTTCTTAATTGGAGATAAAACCTATGGAAAGAATGTAGGATCCATTCCATTTGAAGATGAAGAAAATCCCGAGAATCCTTACGGTTTATTACCTATCGTTAGTAGAAGCTTTAATAGTCTTGACCAATCAGATTATACAACAGGATTTACTCCTAACATCTCAGTAAAAGAGTCTTCTGAAAGATTGAGACCACTTGGAGATATTACTGAACTATTATTGAGAACGGCAATTTCCCAAATTACTGGAACTCCATCTTCTGGTAGGTTTGAAACTCTTGATCGAGTAGACATAGGAAGTACTTTGGACCGAAAAGTCAGAACGGGAAAAATGATAGAAGAACAGATCATCAAATAA
- the trpD gene encoding anthranilate phosphoribosyltransferase — translation MKDILNHLIAHKTLTQLEAKEVLKNITSGNYNQSQIAAFMTIYLMRSITVEELSGFREAMLELCVPVEISEYDAMDLCGTGGDGKDTFNISTLSSFVVAGAGQNVAKHGNTGVSSICGSSNLLAYFGYEFTNDIDKIRQSLDDVGICFLHAPLFHPAMKNVAPIRKELGVKTFFNMLGPMVNPSFPRKQLVGVFSLELARLYGYLYQDMNGRFSILHALDGYDEISLTGPFKMISNEGERVLNPENIGLPTLSADSILGGSTVQESAKIFENILKGKGTKSQNSVVLANSAAALVTAEEGLSFADAVGKAEEVLLSGKALEVFEGLVNPKTSVSLA, via the coding sequence ATGAAAGATATTTTAAACCACCTCATTGCACATAAAACGCTTACTCAACTAGAGGCTAAAGAGGTATTGAAAAATATAACCAGTGGTAATTACAACCAAAGTCAAATTGCCGCTTTTATGACCATTTACCTGATGCGAAGCATCACCGTGGAAGAATTGTCTGGTTTTAGAGAAGCAATGCTAGAACTTTGTGTGCCGGTAGAAATTTCGGAATACGATGCCATGGACCTTTGTGGCACGGGTGGAGATGGGAAAGATACCTTTAATATCTCCACGCTTTCTTCTTTTGTGGTAGCAGGAGCAGGTCAAAATGTGGCAAAACATGGAAATACAGGGGTGTCTTCGATTTGTGGATCTTCCAACTTGTTAGCCTATTTCGGCTACGAGTTCACGAATGACATCGACAAAATCCGTCAAAGTCTAGATGATGTTGGGATTTGTTTTTTACATGCTCCACTATTTCATCCAGCTATGAAAAATGTTGCACCCATCAGAAAAGAGTTAGGCGTAAAAACCTTTTTCAATATGCTGGGGCCTATGGTAAACCCCAGCTTTCCTAGAAAGCAGCTCGTAGGTGTTTTTAGTCTTGAATTGGCCCGTTTATATGGGTATTTATATCAGGATATGAATGGAAGGTTTTCGATCCTTCATGCTTTGGACGGGTATGATGAAATCTCTCTAACTGGTCCATTTAAAATGATTTCCAATGAAGGAGAACGTGTGTTGAATCCAGAGAATATCGGTTTACCTACCTTGAGTGCAGATTCAATTTTGGGAGGAAGTACTGTTCAGGAGTCAGCAAAAATCTTTGAAAATATATTAAAAGGAAAAGGGACAAAAAGCCAGAATTCGGTGGTATTAGCCAATTCTGCTGCAGCCTTGGTTACAGCTGAGGAGGGTTTGTCCTTTGCTGATGCAGTCGGAAAAGCCGAAGAAGTTTTGCTTTCTGGCAAAGCTCTGGAAGTGTTTGAAGGCCTAGTAAATCCAAAAACCAGCGTCTCATTAGCCTAA
- the trpC gene encoding indole-3-glycerol phosphate synthase TrpC, protein MNILDKIIARKQEEVAEKSSLVPVKLLEKSIFFEGKVVSMKKYVTDPEKSGIISEFKRKSPSKGLINGAALVEAVSIGYMQAGASALSILTDTDFFGGSNADLKEARKFNFCPILRKDFVIDEYQIIEAKSIGADCILLIAAALEPIRLKELASFAKSLGLEVLMEVHDGEELERSVCDELDLVGVNNRNLKTFDVSLDTSLELVDKIPSNFVKISESGISNPSTLLTLKQAGFDGFLIGENFMKSSRPEQAAYNFIKEYKKLLAEEEKVGI, encoded by the coding sequence ATGAATATTCTAGATAAAATTATCGCTCGTAAGCAAGAAGAAGTAGCTGAAAAGAGCAGTTTGGTTCCAGTGAAATTGTTGGAGAAAAGTATCTTTTTCGAAGGAAAAGTGGTTTCCATGAAAAAGTATGTGACTGATCCTGAAAAATCCGGGATTATCTCTGAGTTCAAAAGGAAGTCTCCCTCTAAAGGACTGATCAACGGAGCTGCATTGGTGGAGGCAGTGAGTATAGGATATATGCAAGCAGGAGCCTCTGCTTTATCCATTTTGACAGATACCGATTTCTTTGGAGGAAGTAATGCGGATTTAAAAGAAGCAAGGAAATTCAATTTCTGCCCTATTTTAAGAAAGGATTTTGTGATCGATGAGTATCAGATCATTGAAGCGAAATCAATAGGAGCAGACTGTATTTTACTTATTGCTGCTGCTCTGGAGCCTATCAGGTTAAAGGAGTTGGCTTCTTTTGCCAAATCTTTGGGACTAGAAGTACTGATGGAGGTGCATGATGGGGAAGAATTAGAAAGAAGCGTTTGTGATGAGTTGGATTTAGTAGGTGTCAACAACAGGAACTTGAAGACATTTGATGTTTCCTTGGATACCTCTTTGGAGTTAGTGGACAAAATACCTTCCAATTTTGTGAAGATTTCTGAATCCGGAATATCTAATCCATCTACGCTTTTGACTTTGAAACAAGCTGGATTTGACGGATTTCTAATTGGGGAAAATTTCATGAAATCAAGTAGGCCGGAACAAGCAGCATATAATTTCATCAAGGAATATAAAAAACTGCTTGCAGAAGAAGAGAAAGTAGGAATCTGA
- a CDS encoding cell division ATP-binding protein FtsE, giving the protein MDFSTDPVLQISSATIFQGIEPILSDVDFSIEPHEFVFLIGRTGSGKSSLLKTLYADLELKSGKVEIAGFDLTKIKTKEIPYLRRKIGIVFQDFQLFNDRTVAENLIFVMKATGWKDSSKIKARMAEVLLLVGLNNAASKMPHQLSGGEQQRVVIARALLNEPSILLADEPTGNLDPDVADGIFKLFQEINKKGTAILMATHNHELLRKYPYRVLKCENGKLLDSKTHDVSFGSTY; this is encoded by the coding sequence ATGGATTTCAGTACTGATCCGGTATTGCAAATTAGCAGTGCCACTATCTTCCAGGGAATAGAACCTATTCTATCTGATGTGGACTTCTCCATAGAACCCCATGAGTTTGTTTTTTTGATAGGTAGAACTGGAAGTGGTAAAAGTTCACTTCTCAAAACTTTGTATGCAGATCTAGAGCTCAAAAGTGGAAAGGTAGAAATCGCAGGGTTTGACCTTACCAAAATAAAAACTAAGGAAATCCCTTACTTAAGAAGGAAAATCGGAATCGTCTTTCAGGATTTTCAATTATTCAATGACAGAACTGTTGCTGAAAACCTCATTTTTGTCATGAAGGCGACAGGATGGAAAGATTCTTCAAAAATCAAAGCTAGAATGGCAGAAGTTCTTTTATTAGTAGGATTAAACAATGCCGCTAGCAAAATGCCACATCAATTGTCAGGAGGAGAACAACAAAGAGTAGTGATTGCGAGGGCATTGCTGAATGAACCATCCATTTTATTAGCCGATGAACCTACAGGAAATCTTGACCCGGATGTAGCCGATGGAATCTTCAAATTATTTCAGGAGATCAATAAAAAAGGAACGGCTATCTTGATGGCAACCCATAACCATGAGTTATTACGTAAGTACCCTTATAGAGTCTTAAAATGTGAAAATGGAAAATTATTGGATAGTAAAACCCATGATGTTTCTTTTGGATCAACTTATTAA
- a CDS encoding bifunctional 3-deoxy-7-phosphoheptulonate synthase/chorismate mutase, whose protein sequence is MIIQLQPDISEAQKEKLIQKVNGIGYKTTEVKTQLGDYLIGIGKKEFDIRKIGQLDGIVDIHIVSDEYKLVSKKWKAKPTSIDLGDNVFIKDGEMAIITGPCSIESEEQIRAVVAHCVENNVKMMRGGVFKPRSSPYAFRGLGLEGLKLWYEIAHEAGIKIVTEVMQTSQIEEMYPYVDVYQVGARNSQNFNLLDELGKVDKAVMIKRGISGTIEELLQSAEYVFSGGNEKLILCERGIRTYERASRNTLDLNAIPILKAKSHLPVIVDPSHGIGIRAYVPQMALAGVMSGADGIIYESHEIPEKAYSDGQQTLDFAQSTRLISWIRESFAMRKGFELL, encoded by the coding sequence ATGATTATTCAATTGCAACCCGATATTTCCGAAGCACAAAAGGAAAAATTGATTCAAAAAGTCAATGGCATCGGTTATAAGACTACTGAAGTAAAAACTCAATTAGGAGATTACTTAATCGGGATAGGGAAAAAGGAATTTGATATCCGAAAAATAGGCCAGTTGGATGGAATTGTTGATATCCACATCGTTTCTGATGAATATAAATTGGTTTCAAAAAAATGGAAAGCAAAACCTACTTCCATTGATTTGGGAGATAATGTGTTTATCAAAGATGGGGAAATGGCCATTATTACCGGTCCTTGTTCCATTGAGTCCGAAGAACAAATCCGTGCTGTGGTAGCCCATTGTGTGGAAAATAATGTGAAGATGATGCGAGGTGGAGTTTTCAAACCTAGAAGTAGCCCTTATGCATTTAGAGGGTTAGGCTTAGAGGGGCTGAAACTTTGGTATGAAATCGCTCATGAAGCAGGAATAAAGATCGTCACGGAAGTGATGCAAACTTCTCAAATAGAAGAAATGTATCCTTATGTAGATGTGTATCAAGTAGGGGCTAGAAATTCACAAAACTTCAACTTGCTCGATGAATTAGGTAAAGTAGATAAAGCAGTAATGATCAAGCGCGGGATTTCTGGAACGATTGAAGAATTATTGCAATCTGCAGAATATGTATTTTCTGGAGGAAATGAAAAGTTGATCCTATGTGAACGGGGAATCAGAACTTACGAAAGAGCTTCCAGAAACACCTTGGATTTGAATGCGATTCCAATCCTGAAAGCAAAATCACATTTACCTGTGATTGTGGATCCATCTCATGGTATTGGAATCAGGGCTTATGTTCCTCAGATGGCTTTGGCAGGTGTGATGTCAGGAGCAGATGGAATCATCTATGAGTCCCATGAAATTCCCGAGAAAGCCTATTCAGATGGTCAACAAACATTGGATTTTGCCCAAAGCACAAGATTGATTTCCTGGATTAGAGAGAGTTTCGCGATGAGAAAGGGATTTGAATTGCTTTAA
- the trpB gene encoding tryptophan synthase subunit beta produces MIKVDEKGFYGKFGGAYIPEMLHPNVEELRENYESIMASQEFQDEFRGLLKDYVGRPTPLYFASRLSEKYGAKIYLKREDLCHTGAHKVNNTIGQIILAKKLGKKRIIAETGAGQHGVATATVCALMGMECTVYMGEVDIARQHPNVERMKILGATVVPATSGSKTLKDATNEAMRAWINNPVDTHYIIGSVVGPHPYPEMVARFQSVISEEIKWQLKEKEGRENPDIVIACVGGGSNAAGAFYHYYNTPEVRLVAAEAAGLGVSSGKSAATTALGTPGILHGSKTILMQTEDGQVVEPHSISAGLDYPGIGPVHAHLFDVGRGEFVAVEDKDAMAAGIELSKLEGIIPAIESAHALYALNLIEYAKDDVIVINLSGRGDKDLDTYIKWGKY; encoded by the coding sequence ATGATCAAAGTAGACGAAAAGGGATTTTACGGCAAGTTTGGTGGAGCTTATATTCCTGAAATGCTTCATCCCAATGTGGAAGAGTTAAGGGAGAATTATGAGTCGATTATGGCTTCACAAGAGTTTCAGGATGAATTCAGAGGGCTGTTGAAAGATTATGTAGGTCGACCTACTCCATTGTATTTTGCATCTAGACTTTCAGAGAAATACGGAGCTAAAATCTATCTTAAAAGAGAGGATTTGTGTCATACCGGAGCTCATAAAGTAAACAACACCATCGGTCAGATTATTTTAGCAAAGAAACTAGGTAAAAAGCGAATTATTGCGGAGACAGGAGCGGGGCAACACGGAGTAGCTACGGCTACCGTATGTGCTTTGATGGGAATGGAATGTACAGTTTATATGGGGGAAGTTGATATTGCAAGGCAGCATCCCAATGTGGAGCGTATGAAGATTTTGGGAGCGACGGTAGTACCTGCAACTTCCGGTTCCAAAACCTTGAAAGACGCTACGAATGAAGCCATGCGGGCTTGGATCAATAATCCCGTCGATACGCATTACATCATCGGTTCAGTGGTAGGACCACACCCTTATCCAGAGATGGTGGCCAGATTTCAGTCCGTCATTTCTGAAGAAATCAAGTGGCAATTAAAAGAAAAAGAAGGAAGAGAAAACCCTGACATCGTCATCGCTTGCGTAGGCGGTGGCTCCAATGCTGCTGGTGCTTTTTACCATTATTATAATACTCCTGAAGTAAGACTTGTGGCGGCGGAGGCAGCTGGCCTTGGAGTAAGTTCTGGCAAGTCGGCCGCCACTACAGCTTTGGGAACCCCAGGTATTTTACATGGATCGAAAACCATCTTAATGCAGACGGAGGATGGCCAAGTGGTAGAACCGCATTCCATTTCTGCTGGATTGGATTATCCAGGTATAGGTCCTGTTCACGCACATTTATTCGATGTAGGCAGAGGTGAGTTCGTTGCCGTGGAGGATAAAGATGCCATGGCAGCAGGGATTGAATTGAGTAAGCTAGAAGGGATTATTCCTGCAATTGAGTCTGCTCATGCCTTATATGCATTGAATTTAATAGAATACGCTAAAGACGATGTGATAGTAATCAACCTATCTGGGAGAGGTGATAAAGACCTAGATACTTACATTAAATGGGGAAAGTATTGA
- the trpA gene encoding tryptophan synthase subunit alpha encodes MNRIHKLFNAQKDRVLSIYFTAGFPKLEDTLPIMEAIQEGGADIIEIGVPYSDPVADGPTIQESNMVALENGISMKKLFTQLEGFRNKIQLPVVLMGYLNPIMQYGMEAFCKKCQEVGIDGLILPDLPMQQYLDEYKELFEQYGLVNTFLISPQTSEARIREIDEHSNGFIYMVSSHSITGAKAGISEEQIAYFKRVKAMELQNPRLIGFGISDSETFSKASEYSNGAIIGSAFIKVLKNSKDLKQDIQGYLKEVLH; translated from the coding sequence ATGAACCGAATACATAAACTATTTAATGCACAAAAAGATCGGGTGCTCTCGATCTATTTCACAGCTGGTTTTCCGAAGCTAGAGGATACATTGCCTATCATGGAGGCTATTCAGGAAGGAGGAGCTGATATCATTGAAATTGGAGTTCCTTATTCTGATCCGGTTGCTGATGGTCCTACCATTCAGGAAAGTAATATGGTTGCTTTGGAAAATGGTATTTCCATGAAAAAGCTATTTACTCAACTTGAGGGTTTTCGCAATAAAATCCAACTTCCAGTGGTATTAATGGGTTATCTCAACCCCATCATGCAATATGGGATGGAGGCTTTTTGCAAAAAATGTCAAGAAGTGGGAATTGATGGATTGATCCTTCCAGATCTTCCTATGCAGCAATATTTAGATGAATACAAAGAGTTATTTGAACAGTATGGTCTTGTGAATACATTTCTAATATCTCCTCAGACTTCTGAGGCTAGGATTCGTGAAATTGACGAGCATTCCAATGGCTTTATCTATATGGTTTCATCTCATAGTATTACAGGGGCGAAAGCAGGAATTTCTGAGGAACAAATAGCTTATTTCAAGCGAGTGAAGGCGATGGAATTACAAAATCCTAGATTGATCGGCTTTGGAATTTCCGATTCAGAAACATTCTCAAAGGCTTCTGAGTATAGTAATGGGGCAATTATTGGTTCAGCATTTATCAAAGTATTAAAAAATTCAAAAGACCTTAAACAGGATATTCAAGGATATTTAAAAGAGGTGTTACATTAA
- a CDS encoding fructose-6-phosphate aldolase — MYIIKVKGKAKIPDYIQIRDENFVLVAYFRADRPLKNIEKFGLEGKEEELESLIQGLPFGKLQKLDL; from the coding sequence ATGTACATCATTAAAGTAAAAGGCAAAGCAAAAATCCCTGATTACATCCAAATACGAGATGAAAATTTCGTATTGGTTGCCTATTTTAGAGCAGATAGACCCTTAAAGAATATTGAGAAATTTGGTCTAGAGGGAAAAGAGGAGGAGTTGGAGTCATTGATTCAGGGACTGCCCTTTGGTAAACTTCAAAAATTAGATCTTTAA
- a CDS encoding anthranilate synthase component I family protein translates to MSQSNFQIITSYRKRLADTITPVSIYLQIRDRFVNPILLESSDYHGQENSYSYICFNPLATFTFNAGQVEEKLPNGETEMYSVSSNLKLMDSLRAFGNKFSRESDSFKFSTNGLFGYIQYDTVSYFEDIQLKNTKPGDVPMLQYAVYQNIIVVDHYKNELHMFEHQVEGYEEEPQLDEIEILLNNKNIPSYSFKRIGEETSNYSDEEFLKILNEGREHCFKGDVFQIVLSRRFKTAFKGDEFNVYRALRSVNPSPYLFYFDYGSFKVFGSSPEAQIVVKNKKATIFPIAGTFRRTGNDQEDAVLARKLYDDPKENSEHVMLVDLARNDLSRSSIHVNVEVFKEIQYYSHVIHLVSKVTGELTPGANPLQLVADTFPAGTLSGAPKYRAMELIDELENTSREFYGGAIGYLGFNGDFNHAILIRSFVSENNYLRFQAGAGVVAKSSIPSELQEVSNKLEALRVALRAAESI, encoded by the coding sequence ATGTCCCAGTCAAATTTTCAAATCATCACATCTTACCGGAAGCGGTTAGCAGATACAATTACTCCGGTAAGTATCTACTTACAAATAAGGGATAGATTTGTCAACCCGATTTTATTGGAAAGCTCAGATTATCATGGACAGGAAAACAGCTATTCCTATATCTGCTTTAATCCCTTGGCAACTTTTACTTTTAATGCAGGTCAGGTAGAAGAAAAGCTTCCAAATGGTGAAACGGAAATGTATTCTGTAAGCAGTAATTTAAAGCTTATGGATAGTCTTAGGGCTTTTGGTAATAAATTTTCAAGAGAATCCGACAGCTTTAAGTTTAGTACGAATGGACTTTTTGGATACATACAGTATGACACTGTCTCTTATTTCGAGGATATCCAACTAAAAAATACCAAGCCTGGTGATGTCCCAATGCTTCAATACGCAGTTTATCAAAATATCATCGTAGTAGATCACTACAAGAATGAGCTGCATATGTTCGAGCATCAGGTAGAAGGCTATGAGGAAGAGCCTCAGTTAGATGAAATTGAAATCCTGTTAAATAATAAAAATATTCCTTCTTACTCATTTAAAAGAATAGGAGAAGAAACTTCCAATTATTCTGATGAAGAGTTTTTGAAAATCCTTAATGAAGGGAGAGAGCATTGTTTTAAAGGGGATGTGTTTCAAATAGTTTTATCAAGAAGATTTAAAACAGCCTTCAAAGGAGATGAATTTAATGTTTACCGAGCATTACGATCTGTAAATCCATCTCCCTATTTATTTTATTTCGACTATGGGTCTTTTAAAGTTTTTGGAAGTTCGCCAGAAGCTCAGATTGTAGTAAAGAATAAAAAAGCCACCATTTTCCCTATTGCAGGAACCTTCAGAAGAACAGGGAATGACCAAGAAGATGCGGTATTGGCAAGAAAACTATATGACGACCCAAAAGAGAATTCTGAACACGTGATGTTAGTGGACTTGGCAAGAAATGATTTATCAAGATCTTCTATTCATGTCAATGTGGAAGTGTTCAAGGAAATTCAATATTATTCCCATGTGATCCATTTGGTCTCTAAAGTGACTGGAGAGCTCACTCCTGGAGCCAATCCACTCCAATTAGTAGCAGATACATTCCCGGCAGGTACGCTTTCCGGAGCTCCAAAATACAGGGCGATGGAATTGATAGATGAACTGGAAAATACTTCCAGGGAATTTTATGGAGGGGCCATAGGGTATTTGGGCTTTAACGGAGATTTTAATCACGCCATCCTAATCCGGTCCTTTGTTTCTGAAAATAACTATTTACGTTTTCAAGCAGGTGCTGGTGTTGTCGCAAAATCTTCCATCCCTTCTGAATTACAAGAGGTTTCTAATAAGCTCGAAGCACTTAGAGTGGCTTTAAGAGCAGCAGAAAGTATTTAA
- a CDS encoding anthranilate synthase component II yields MRILVLDNYDSFTYNLVYIVRQLGYGNQMDIFRNDKISLKEVDQYDKILLSPGPGVPKDAGIMPELLKKYSATKSILGVCLGHQAIGEAFGSSLINLSEVLHGVASQVSVRPDLLFKGVPDTFKIGRYHSWVIDESTLSQDLEIIAQTPDNQIMGVRHKTFDVRGLQFHPESILTENGVQIIQNWLENS; encoded by the coding sequence ATGCGAATTTTAGTTCTCGATAATTACGATTCCTTTACATATAACCTGGTCTACATCGTGCGACAGTTAGGGTATGGAAATCAGATGGATATATTCCGGAATGATAAAATCTCACTGAAGGAGGTCGATCAATATGATAAAATCTTGCTTTCGCCAGGACCGGGAGTCCCGAAAGATGCTGGGATTATGCCTGAATTGTTAAAGAAATATAGTGCTACAAAATCAATTTTGGGGGTGTGCTTAGGACATCAAGCCATTGGCGAGGCGTTTGGAAGCAGTTTGATCAACTTGTCAGAAGTACTTCATGGAGTAGCTTCACAAGTGTCTGTGAGACCTGATTTGCTTTTTAAAGGCGTTCCCGATACATTTAAGATAGGTAGATATCACTCTTGGGTTATTGACGAATCCACCCTTTCGCAAGACCTGGAGATCATTGCTCAAACTCCTGACAATCAAATCATGGGAGTAAGACATAAAACATTTGATGTAAGAGGGCTTCAGTTTCACCCAGAAAGCATTCTTACCGAAAATGGAGTACAAATAATTCAAAATTGGTTGGAGAATTCCTAA